The Pieris brassicae chromosome 6, ilPieBrab1.1, whole genome shotgun sequence genome window below encodes:
- the LOC123711225 gene encoding facilitated trehalose transporter Tret1-like — protein MGEDKNENEETVETTKPEEEQNNNHIKETNKPTETNKYIEINEQKQTQNGQKIIEPNREEMAHYVQNLMNSGLSLHSNVIKDEMLLPDSKTVARFSPIWKQTLASMAAICLTFTAGLTSGYSAILLPQLKASDSSIPTDESTASWIAAMAALPMAPGCLIAGWLMEKFGRRNAHYMVSAPFLLGWILIASANNLALMLLGRFFTGLCVGLLGPLGPVFISETTDPKHRGIFLAGISLAIAVGILVAHLIGTYVHWQWTALICCVFPIISVVLLSMVPESPTWLISKGEIEDGVKAFGWLRGYSDEAKAELKAILEKKKVEDSKPVMTLKQKLISLKSPELIKPLIIMIIFFVTCQFSGVNAVAFYSIEIIEKAVGKGIDHYLAMLVIDTTRTIMSVVACVICKKYGRRPLCMVSGVFTAISMVGLAMFLYFTDGKQTNMTWIPLTCLMTYICAISVGLVPLPWMMCGELFPSKTRGLGSGISSATTFVSFFIVVKTAPGMMTNLGEVVTFLSYGLIALLGTGVLYLILPETKGKSLQEIEDKFKKPKQSIA, from the exons ATGGGAGAGGACAAAAACGAGAATGAAGAAACTGTAGAAACTACAAAACCCGAAGAAGAGCAGAACAATAACCATATTAAGGAAACAAATAAACCAACAGAAACTAATAAATACATCGAAATAAATGAACAAAAGCAGACACAAAACGgccaaaaaataattgaaccaAACCGGGAAGAGATGGCGCATTACGTGCAGAATCTTATGAATTCTGGTTTATCCCTTCACAGTAATGTAATTAAGGACGAAATGCTTTTGCCGGATTCTAAGACAGTGGCCAGGTTTTCGCCAATTTGGAAGCAg ACTTTAGCATCCATGGCAGCCATCTGCCTGACCTTTACCGCTGGTCTTACGTCTGGATATTCAGCCATTCTTCTCCCTCAACTTAAGGCTTCTGATAGCAGCATTCCTACAGATGAAAGCACGGCTTCATGGATAg CGGCAATGGCAGCACTGCCTATGGCTCCAGGCTGTCTCATAGCTGGTTGGCTGATGGAGAAGTTTGGAAGACGTAACGCACACTACATGGTCAGCGCTCCATTCCTGCTTGGCTGGATCCTCATCGCGTCAGCCAATAATCTTGCCCTTATGCTATTAGGTAGATTCTTTACAGGCCTGTGTGTAGGTCTTTTAGGCCCGTTAGGCCCAGTGTTCATCAGTGAAACTACAGACCCTAAACATAGAGGAATATTTCTTGCAGGGATCTCTTTAGCTATAGCTGTAGGTATTCTAGTTGCCCATTTGATAGGAACATACGTCCATTGGCAATGGACCGCTTTAATCTGCTGTGTCTTTCCCATAATCTCAGTAGTTCTTCTGAGCATGGTGCCAGAGAGTCCCACTTGGCTTATATCTAAAGGGGAAATAGAAGATGGCGTCAAAGCTTTCGGATGGCTCAGAGGCTACAGTGATGAAGCAAAGGCTGAATTGAAAGCTATTCTTGAAAAGAAGAAGGTAGAAGATTCCAAACCAGTAATGACACTTAAACAGAAGCTCATCAGCTTGAAGAGCCCAGAGTTAATTAAACCTttgataataatgataattttctTCGTGACCTGCCAGTTCTCTGGGGTCAACGCTGTAGCGTTTTATTCTATAGAGATTATAGAGAAAGCTGTAGGTAAGGGAATAGATCATTACCTAGCTATGCTTGTTATAGACACTACGAGGACTATCATGTCCGTGGTAGCTTGTGTTATTTGTAAGAAATATGGACGACGACCATTATGCATGGTTAGTGGTGTATTCACTGCCATTTCAATGGTGGGACTAGCTATGTTCCTGTACTTCACAGATGGCAAACAAACGAATATGACCTGGATCCCACTCACTTGCCTTATGACATATATTTGTGCCATATCCGTCGGTCTTGTCCCGCTACCTTGGATGATGTGTGGAGAATTATTCCCTTCCAAAACAAGGGGTTTAGGATCAGGTATCAGTTCAGCAACCACATTCGTTTCCTTCTTTATAGTTGTGAAAACAGCTCCTGGTATGATGACGAATTTAGGAGAGGTGGTAACATTCCTCTCATATGGATTAATAGCGCTATTAGGTACTGGTGTGTTATACTTAATATTGCCAGAAACGAAAGGAAAAAGTCTTCAAGAAATTGAAGATAAGTTcaaaaaaccaaaacaaaGTATAGCCTAA